A single window of Ornithorhynchus anatinus isolate Pmale09 chromosome 3, mOrnAna1.pri.v4, whole genome shotgun sequence DNA harbors:
- the FJX1 gene encoding four-jointed box protein 1, translating into MGSKMRGAALAAGLWLVALGSLVALWSGLPQRAERRSFSGPVLPPPPPPPPPRPGAPKTFRALLTLPGGGDGPPPAPWASEPPRAGPPAVHGGIFWSRRLEEQVPRGFSEGQAAAWLQAARAARVVALERGGCGRSSNRLARFADGTRACVRYGINAEQIQGEALSYYLARLLGLQRHVPPLALARVEPRGAQWAPVRDELLGAHWAEGSVVSLTRWLPNLTDVVAPAPWRSEDGRLRPLRAGELANRSQPELVELVQWTDLIVFDYLTANFDRLVSNLFSLQWDPRVMQRATSNLHRAPGGGLVFIDNEAGLVHGYRLVGVWDKYHEPLLRSVCVFRERTVQRVLELHERRDAAAQLLRLYRRHEPRFPELAALAQPHAGLLQRRLHFLADHIKRCRDQDGAL; encoded by the coding sequence atgGGGAGCAAGATGCGGGGAGCCGCCTTGGCGGCGGGGCTGTGGCTCGTGGCGCTGGGCTCGCTCGTAGCGCTGTGGTCCGGGCTCCCGCAGCGGGCGGAGCGGCGCTCCTTCTccgggccggtcctgccgccgccgccgccgccgccgccgccgcggccgggAGCCCCCAAAACTTTCCGGGCGCTGCTGACGCTGCCGGGCGGCGGGGACgggccgcctcccgccccctggGCGTCGGAGCCGcctcgggccgggcccccggcggtGCACGGGGGCATCTTCTGGAGCCGGCGGCTGGAGGAGCAGGTGCCCCGCGGCTTCTCGGAGGGCCAGGCGGCGGCCTGGCTGCAGGCGGCGCGGGCGGCCCGCGTGGTGGCCCTGGAGCGCGGCGGCTGCGGGCGCAGCTCCAACCGGCTGGCCCGCTTCGCCGACGGCACCCGCGCCTGTGTGCGCTACGGCATCAACGCCGAGCAGATCCAGGGCGAGGCCCTGTCCTACTACCTGGCCCGCCTGCTGGGGCTCCAGCGCCACGTGCCGCCGCTGGCCCTGGCGCGGGTGGAGCCGCGGGGCGCGCAGTGGGCGCCGGTGCGGGACGAGCTGCTGGGCGCCCACTGGGCGGAGGGCAGCGTGGTCAGCCTGACCCGCTGGCTGCCCAACCTGACGGACGTGGTGGCCCCGGCGCCCTGGCGCTCCGAGGACGGGCGCCTGCGGCCCCTGCGGGCGGGGGAGCTGGCCAACCGCAGCCAGCCCGAGCTGGTGGAGCTGGTGCAGTGGACCGACCTCATCGTCTTCGACTACCTGACGGCCAACTTCGACCGGCTGGTCAGCAACCTCTTCAGCCTGCAGTGGGACCCGCGGGTCATGCAGCGGGCCACCAGCAACCTGCACCGCGCCCCCGGGGGCGGCCTGGTCTTCATCGACAACGAGGCGGGGCTGGTGCACGGCTACCGGCTGGTGGGCGTGTGGGACAAGTACCACGAGCCGCTGCTGCGCTCGGTCTGCGTCTTTCGGGAGCGGACGGTGCAGCGGGTGCTGGAGCTGCACGAGCGGCGGGACGCCGCGGCGCAGCTGCTCCGCCTCTACCGGCGCCACGAACCGCGCTTCCCCGAGCTGGCCGCGCTGGCCCAGCCCCACGCCGGACTCCTGCAGCGCCGCCTCCACTTCCTCGCCGACCACATCAAGCGCTGCCGGGACCAGGACGGCGCCCtctga